One window from the genome of Streptococcus halotolerans encodes:
- a CDS encoding DUF4011 domain-containing protein, protein MDNKSNNKFKLWSDRLLDLSKRNSLLSYREKKVGSVIIDRISSDSENYDEFYSLYNSFQDETFKLHFASSNEASENQRILIKKELTSLEKIRKTDDSQFEEYGFHITYLVFGSLIWNEFESDELLRTPLVLLPVKVETQLRNLSYTVTSRDDDSIQLNPVILKVLKDQFDIEIDEEIADKSLSTILEEIGEKIHGRDWFIQYEIILDNFNYQNFVIYKDIEKNEEKFSENKFVKLLLNNGTNSEEMRQNFLKEISLDGVDSEQNLQILDADSSQMEAILRAQRGDSFVLQGPPGTGKSQTITNIIAQSLGLGKKVLFVSEKQAALNVVYNKLKSHGLAPFILTLHNAKKSKTTMNKQLGDSVFLFKDLKSVNRNIYSELDNIKSDLLDKTSTLHDIIPGIETSFFDVQSHLSEFLDVETLVFDIPKELLNKPITSAAELFSEIYQFSIACIDGSQHFLHSSWQHLKDNLSLSDRDHLNVSINNLNGVNDALEDTIQIIQIEKIKNLKNKEIKEFYVKLLDLKSKMPDEMAQEVLDSDFIQLFEVYESYQKSDSEFSELSNQKKLLIQDNDDLRHQILNDFDEAIFQMSNFETINKRLKFEYSSKLKRIFSKEYKAIEKEFKPLSSTYQVDYERIVSVVDKMVNYNKNKKAISIMLQQLDMINSQLSKLETKLSSILVGDYHDSIGIVSWLRQFDLLKHTFNEVPISFIADIIFLNNNDFKQYVDSLEKYCSAIEKHDYLAETVEKYFNIPDGNWYILSKFINTIDFDEYEDYINYSVLKNKLIRNYHLEDFVEKIESKNFSNEEVFNVFRKRFYTAQLDALSYNNEILQKNRSLKDNEVKRFKELDQSYIKFSSNDIYNSLCQRLPDINRLENNVEKKILIKELKKKTKFLPVRKLFEKLPNLIPAYKPCIMMSPLTVSSYFSSNDSWDFDLVIFDEASQVKTEYAVGSIGRAKQIIISGDSKQMPPTSFFGVSEVVEEVIEDDDTSDLESILDELSVSLPQIHLEWHYRSSDESLIAFSNEKFYSNRLLTFPSETISKHSNIKHTYVDDAVWENTQGNKKEARQIVQLVIEYFKNYPDSSIGVVAFGISQSRAIESEIERYRKEHPEVDNYFDENKKEPFFIKNLENVQGDERDIIILSVGYGKQENGKLYMNFGPLTKTGGERRLNVAISRSRKIMHVVSSIYGNDIKTEGSANQNRILFRDFLLYAQDGSLAQTDQKIDDIVFDTKLEQSIYNFLIDEGYQVKTKIGTSGFKIDLAVVNPNNPGKYILAIECDGSNYASARTVRDRERLRQDILENKGWNYYRIWSTNWVYDYANEKSKLKGHIEKLLELERNPDTSRVVEEKNDTDFSQVSKCESYNGYATAVPVYDGYTPYDFDTTENIVTLAEIMLAAGHLFVDDEIKNWMRYVNENTFNKKRLTTGYQEVYLKAVDLLEKIGAIDLKGFKLGRINKIDDEE, encoded by the coding sequence ATGGATAATAAAAGTAACAATAAATTTAAATTATGGTCCGATCGACTGTTAGATTTATCAAAACGAAATAGTTTACTTTCGTATAGAGAGAAAAAAGTAGGCTCAGTAATCATTGATAGGATATCTTCAGATTCGGAGAATTATGATGAGTTCTATTCACTTTACAACTCCTTTCAAGATGAGACATTCAAACTGCATTTTGCTTCTTCAAATGAAGCATCGGAAAATCAGAGAATTCTTATAAAAAAAGAGCTTACGTCACTTGAAAAAATTCGAAAAACGGATGATTCTCAATTCGAAGAATATGGCTTTCATATCACCTATCTTGTATTTGGTAGTTTAATTTGGAATGAATTTGAGTCAGACGAACTTTTAAGGACTCCTCTTGTTTTGTTACCGGTAAAAGTCGAAACGCAATTACGGAATTTGTCTTATACTGTCACTTCTAGAGACGATGACAGTATACAATTGAATCCTGTTATCTTAAAAGTATTAAAAGATCAATTTGACATTGAAATTGATGAGGAGATTGCTGATAAAAGTCTATCAACGATACTTGAAGAAATAGGGGAAAAAATTCATGGTAGGGATTGGTTTATTCAATATGAAATTATCTTAGATAATTTCAATTATCAAAACTTCGTCATTTATAAAGATATTGAGAAAAATGAAGAAAAATTTTCTGAGAACAAATTTGTAAAGTTACTACTAAATAACGGAACAAATTCTGAAGAAATGAGACAAAATTTTCTAAAAGAAATAAGTCTTGACGGTGTAGATTCTGAACAAAATTTACAGATTTTAGATGCTGATTCTAGTCAAATGGAAGCTATCTTAAGAGCACAAAGAGGGGATAGTTTTGTTTTGCAAGGACCTCCAGGAACAGGAAAAAGTCAGACTATCACTAATATAATCGCACAGTCATTAGGACTTGGAAAAAAAGTTCTATTCGTATCTGAAAAACAGGCTGCTTTGAATGTCGTTTACAATAAGTTAAAGAGTCACGGCCTTGCGCCCTTTATTCTTACCTTACATAATGCTAAAAAAAGTAAAACTACAATGAATAAGCAGTTAGGGGATAGTGTATTCTTGTTTAAAGACTTGAAATCAGTGAACAGGAACATATATTCTGAACTTGATAACATAAAGAGCGATTTATTAGATAAGACTTCTACTTTACACGATATTATTCCAGGAATTGAAACCTCTTTTTTCGATGTTCAAAGCCATTTATCAGAATTTTTAGATGTTGAGACATTAGTTTTTGATATTCCCAAAGAATTACTTAATAAGCCGATAACCTCTGCAGCAGAACTATTCTCAGAAATTTATCAATTTTCAATAGCCTGTATCGATGGCTCGCAGCATTTTTTGCATTCTTCGTGGCAGCATTTAAAGGATAATTTGAGTTTAAGCGATAGAGATCATTTAAATGTATCTATAAATAATTTGAATGGTGTGAATGATGCGTTAGAAGATACTATACAAATTATTCAAATCGAAAAAATAAAAAATCTGAAAAACAAAGAGATTAAAGAGTTTTATGTTAAATTATTAGATCTAAAGAGTAAAATGCCGGATGAGATGGCACAAGAAGTTCTTGATAGTGATTTTATTCAATTATTTGAGGTTTATGAGAGTTACCAAAAATCAGACTCTGAGTTTTCAGAACTTAGTAATCAAAAAAAATTGTTAATCCAAGACAATGATGATCTTCGTCATCAAATTTTGAACGACTTCGACGAAGCTATCTTTCAAATGTCAAATTTTGAAACCATAAATAAACGATTGAAGTTTGAATACTCGTCCAAGTTAAAACGAATCTTCAGTAAAGAATATAAAGCTATTGAAAAAGAATTTAAGCCACTTTCATCTACTTACCAAGTAGACTACGAAAGAATAGTATCCGTAGTTGACAAAATGGTTAACTATAATAAAAATAAAAAAGCTATTTCAATAATGCTACAGCAGTTGGATATGATTAATTCACAATTATCAAAACTTGAGACAAAATTGTCATCAATATTAGTTGGGGATTACCATGATAGTATTGGAATTGTTTCATGGCTAAGACAATTTGATTTATTAAAACATACTTTCAACGAGGTTCCTATTTCCTTTATTGCGGATATAATCTTTTTAAACAATAACGATTTTAAACAGTATGTGGATAGCCTAGAAAAATATTGCTCAGCTATTGAAAAACATGATTATCTAGCCGAAACGGTAGAAAAATACTTTAATATTCCTGATGGTAATTGGTATATCTTAAGTAAATTTATTAATACAATTGATTTTGATGAATATGAAGACTATATAAATTACTCTGTCTTGAAAAATAAGTTAATACGTAATTACCATTTAGAAGATTTCGTCGAAAAAATTGAATCTAAAAATTTTTCAAACGAAGAAGTGTTTAATGTTTTTAGAAAAAGATTTTACACTGCACAACTGGATGCTCTTTCCTATAATAATGAAATCCTGCAAAAAAATAGAAGTTTAAAAGATAATGAAGTAAAACGATTTAAAGAATTAGATCAGTCATATATAAAATTCTCATCTAATGATATTTACAATAGCTTGTGCCAGAGATTGCCAGATATAAATAGATTAGAAAATAATGTAGAGAAGAAAATTCTTATCAAAGAATTAAAGAAAAAGACAAAATTCCTACCAGTAAGAAAACTATTTGAGAAACTCCCTAATTTAATACCTGCCTATAAACCATGTATTATGATGTCACCTTTGACAGTTTCAAGCTATTTCTCATCAAATGATAGTTGGGATTTTGATTTAGTTATTTTTGATGAAGCGTCTCAGGTTAAAACAGAATATGCTGTTGGATCGATTGGAAGAGCAAAACAAATAATAATATCAGGAGACAGCAAGCAAATGCCACCGACATCATTTTTTGGAGTTTCAGAAGTGGTGGAAGAAGTAATTGAAGATGATGATACGAGCGATTTAGAGTCTATTTTGGATGAGCTAAGTGTTAGTTTACCTCAAATACATTTGGAGTGGCATTACAGAAGTAGTGACGAATCACTTATAGCATTTTCTAATGAGAAATTTTATAGTAATAGGCTCTTAACATTTCCTTCGGAGACTATCTCTAAACATAGCAATATTAAACATACTTATGTTGATGATGCGGTGTGGGAGAATACCCAAGGAAATAAAAAAGAGGCTCGTCAAATTGTGCAATTAGTCATTGAATATTTTAAAAATTATCCTGATAGCTCAATTGGAGTGGTTGCATTTGGGATAAGTCAATCAAGGGCAATTGAAAGTGAAATTGAGCGCTATAGAAAAGAACACCCAGAGGTAGATAACTATTTTGACGAAAACAAAAAAGAACCTTTCTTCATTAAAAATTTAGAAAATGTACAAGGAGACGAAAGAGACATCATTATCTTGAGTGTTGGATATGGAAAGCAAGAGAACGGTAAACTCTATATGAATTTTGGTCCTCTTACAAAAACAGGGGGAGAACGAAGATTAAACGTTGCTATTTCTCGTTCTAGAAAAATCATGCACGTTGTTTCATCAATTTATGGAAATGATATTAAAACTGAGGGATCGGCAAATCAGAATAGGATACTTTTTAGAGATTTTCTTTTATATGCGCAGGATGGCTCTCTAGCACAAACCGATCAAAAAATAGATGATATTGTATTTGATACTAAACTAGAACAAAGTATTTATAACTTTTTAATTGATGAAGGATATCAGGTTAAAACTAAAATTGGTACTTCTGGTTTTAAGATAGATTTAGCTGTTGTGAATCCAAATAATCCAGGAAAATATATACTAGCTATTGAATGTGATGGAAGCAACTATGCTTCTGCGAGAACGGTTAGAGATAGAGAACGGTTACGACAAGATATCTTAGAAAATAAAGGATGGAATTACTATAGAATTTGGTCGACTAACTGGGTTTATGATTATGCTAATGAAAAATCAAAATTAAAAGGACATATTGAAAAGTTATTAGAGCTTGAGCGAAATCCTGATACATCAAGAGTCGTTGAAGAAAAAAATGATACGGATTTTAGCCAGGTTTCAAAATGCGAAAGCTATAATGGATATGCAACTGCAGTACCAGTATATGATGGCTATACGCCTTATGACTTTGATACGACTGAAAATATAGTGACATTAGCTGAAATCATGTTAGCTGCTGGACATCTTTTTGTCGATGATGAAATAAAAAATTGGATGAGATACGTTAATGAAAACACCTTTAATAAAAAACGATTAACAACGGGGTATCAGGAAGTCTATTTAAAAGCTGTTGATTTACTTGAAAAAATTGGTGCAATTGATTTAAAGGGCTTTAAATTGGGACGTATTAATAAAATTGATGATGAGGAATAA
- a CDS encoding M13 family metallopeptidase has protein sequence MTRLQDDFFEAVNGEWEKTAVIPEDKPRTGGFSDLADEIEDLMLETTDEWLAGNNLPDDAILANFVKFHKLVADYDAREAAGTEPVQALIEEYHGLTSFAEFAKQMGTYEMEGKPNLLPFGVAPDFMDAQTNALWAQAPSLILPDTTYYTEGNEKGKELLALWRQSQEALLPKFGFSADAIKDMLDKMLDLDAKLAKYVLSSEESAEYVKLYHPYDWEEFTKLAPELPLDKIFTEILGQVPDKVIVPEERFWTEFAATYYSEENWEWLKAELVYSAANAFNSYLTDEIRVLSGVYSRALSGTPQAMDKKKAAYYLAQGSFNQALGLWYAGEKFSPEAKADVEAKVATMIDVYKDRLSNNTWLQKETIDKAITKLNVITPHIGYPEKLPETYAKKVIDENLSLVENAENLAKISIAHSWSKWNKPVDRDEWHMPAHMVNAYYDPQQNQIVFPAAILQAPFYSLEQSSSANYGGIGAVIAHEISHAFDTNGASFDEHGSLNNWWTEEDYAAFKERTDKVVEQFDGIDFAGGKTNGKLTVSENVADLGGLAAALEAAKKDNDFSAEDYFTNFATIWRMKAREEYMQLLLSIDVHAPGKLRTNVQLPNFDDFFTTFDVKEGDGMWREPADRVVIW, from the coding sequence ATGACACGTTTACAAGATGACTTTTTTGAAGCCGTTAATGGTGAATGGGAAAAAACAGCTGTTATCCCTGAGGACAAACCTCGTACAGGTGGTTTCTCAGATTTGGCTGATGAGATTGAAGACCTCATGTTAGAAACGACTGATGAGTGGCTAGCAGGAAACAATCTTCCAGACGATGCTATTTTGGCTAATTTTGTTAAATTCCACAAATTAGTGGCTGACTACGATGCGCGTGAAGCAGCAGGAACAGAACCTGTTCAAGCGCTCATTGAGGAGTATCACGGCTTAACTTCGTTTGCGGAGTTTGCCAAACAAATGGGTACCTACGAGATGGAAGGCAAACCCAATCTCTTGCCATTTGGTGTAGCCCCAGACTTCATGGATGCCCAAACCAATGCTCTTTGGGCACAAGCGCCAAGTCTTATCTTACCAGATACAACCTACTACACTGAAGGTAATGAAAAAGGCAAAGAGTTGTTAGCCCTATGGCGCCAATCACAAGAAGCTTTGCTACCTAAATTTGGCTTCTCAGCTGATGCCATCAAAGATATGCTCGACAAGATGCTTGATTTGGATGCCAAATTAGCCAAGTATGTTCTTTCAAGCGAGGAGTCAGCTGAGTATGTGAAACTCTATCATCCTTATGACTGGGAGGAGTTCACTAAATTAGCTCCAGAATTGCCTTTAGATAAGATCTTTACAGAGATTCTTGGTCAAGTTCCAGATAAGGTTATCGTACCAGAAGAGCGTTTCTGGACCGAATTTGCTGCGACGTATTATTCTGAAGAAAATTGGGAATGGCTCAAGGCAGAGTTGGTGTATAGCGCAGCTAACGCCTTCAATTCTTACTTAACCGATGAGATTCGTGTGCTTTCAGGTGTTTACAGTCGTGCTTTGTCAGGGACTCCACAAGCAATGGATAAGAAAAAAGCCGCTTACTATCTCGCTCAAGGATCATTCAACCAAGCCTTAGGACTTTGGTATGCTGGAGAGAAATTCTCACCAGAAGCTAAAGCAGATGTGGAAGCTAAAGTGGCAACCATGATTGATGTTTACAAAGATCGTTTATCCAACAACACTTGGTTGCAAAAAGAAACCATTGATAAGGCTATTACCAAGTTAAACGTCATTACGCCACACATCGGTTATCCAGAAAAATTACCAGAAACCTATGCTAAAAAAGTGATTGATGAAAACCTATCATTAGTGGAAAATGCTGAGAACTTGGCGAAAATTTCAATCGCACATTCTTGGAGTAAGTGGAATAAGCCTGTTGACCGCGACGAATGGCACATGCCAGCTCACATGGTGAATGCCTACTACGATCCACAACAGAACCAAATTGTCTTTCCAGCAGCCATTTTACAAGCGCCGTTTTATAGCTTAGAGCAATCCTCATCAGCTAACTATGGAGGGATTGGAGCGGTTATCGCTCACGAAATTTCACACGCTTTTGATACCAATGGTGCTTCCTTTGATGAACACGGTAGTCTCAACAATTGGTGGACTGAAGAAGATTATGCAGCCTTTAAAGAGCGTACGGATAAAGTCGTTGAGCAGTTTGATGGCATTGATTTCGCTGGTGGTAAGACCAATGGGAAATTAACCGTATCTGAAAATGTGGCAGACCTTGGTGGACTTGCAGCCGCACTTGAAGCAGCTAAGAAAGACAATGACTTCTCAGCTGAAGACTACTTCACTAACTTTGCGACTATCTGGCGCATGAAGGCTCGCGAAGAGTACATGCAACTTTTACTGTCAATTGACGTACACGCTCCAGGGAAACTCCGCACCAATGTCCAATTACCAAACTTTGACGACTTCTTTACAACATTTGATGTCAAAGAAGGCGATGGCATGTGGCGTGAGCCAGCAGACCGTGTAGTGATTTGGTAA
- a CDS encoding Eco57I restriction-modification methylase domain-containing protein has translation MESNFEFLKLDYDTTELFLTANTAEKNYTQEDYEGALTKARKLAEALSRMVADQEYIEIDERATFHKVLQTVKYTIDDTKVVDCFFAIKDLGNDSAHNINPRYATKDNALKALKQLFFILVWYMRKYVDPEIKSYLYQRFLEPQAQALYHATERKFIYVQTVNNDSGLFPAYEGTQKIGEGSVAEDDLEADWTANSDFLRTVAPKRIKQYMTTAGLKFELGWVELAYRKANKTWFHDYDVHNILKRSGIKQSDVLEGNEWYQTDLETAKSAIKAVKEGREYLHSLAELDKEEEIILRPEQLAAVKQTEKTFKKHQRMLWNAKMRFGKTLTALQLIKNQGFQKVLIMTHRPVVKDSWFKDFQKMKMSDARYEYGSDSQGASLASLKTADRPFLYFASIQKLRYNNGQTNLKDFSEVDWDLIIVDEAHEGTQTELSDRVMSQLINDKTKILELSGTPFNLLDQFEDEQVYTWDYTMEQHAKTEWKYKHPNETNPYEKLPQVNMFTFDMRHKEKFSDESRSFNFREFFKVNEAGELVYQQDVNAFLDNITNYDSENHYPFSTQEYRNELRHTLWLMPGVKEANAFEKLLKQHAIFGQEYKIVNVVKDSKSDDGIASQADIDMVRNAISDDPSQTKTITLTVRKLTTGVNIPEWTAVLFLSNTNSAMNYLQAAFRAQTPFSHEKLGRKENCYIFDFAPDRALSVMAESAQINSGVGKKNTQEQKDAMTRLLNFMPILGASGNEMKPYNVDKLLTQLKKVYAEKAVRSGFEDDSLYNDSLLTLESDEVEKFKDLNAIVGSTSKAEVKKIVVNENGLTDEEYEKGERAKKKKKKERTKEEQELIDKISEAKKQRKAMISILRGVSIRIPMMIYGMAMDISTDITINDFIKAVDDQSWKEFMPKGFTKGMFKDITKYYDAEVFVEAGRIIRQKAKSFDSLDFIDRAEAIADLFGTFKNPDKETVLTPWRVVNMQLSKGIGGLNFFDDDFTSTTNGATSNLHWVERDATDEVYKDDTHLLEINSKTGLYPLHAAMSLYYKKLIDNQDYHFEADNVYREILEKNIYAIAKTPMAKTITERTLAGYRNYKTNVTYIENLTDTLKTDIEKGKKLVEEAFKDVKFDVVIGNPPYQEAAKGTSTSDDPIYHSFMELSYELADKVVLITPARFLFNAGKTPKSWNKKMLEDEHLKVIYFTQKSDQVFPNTDIKGGVVVTYHDGNEKFGAIGTFTSHEELSKALKLVENKSTFVSITEIIYTQTKFNLEKLYEDYPEYRKIIGSKGKDKRLRKPILGRLDVFSEKELPDSYKILGRLNNERVYRYIPRKYIAEHENLMKYKVIVPAANGSGAIGEVLSTPVIGYPVIGYTDTFISFGAFDTEKEAQACLRYIKGRFARGMLGILKITQDNTAEKWEKVPLWNFSDNSIIDWTKSTDEIDQQLYDYYEFDDELRMFFTEKIQKMD, from the coding sequence ATGGAATCAAATTTTGAATTTTTGAAATTAGATTACGATACAACAGAGCTATTTCTAACGGCTAATACTGCTGAAAAAAACTATACTCAAGAAGATTATGAGGGAGCTTTGACGAAGGCTCGCAAGTTAGCAGAAGCTCTTTCTCGAATGGTAGCGGATCAAGAATATATAGAGATTGACGAACGGGCGACCTTTCATAAGGTTCTTCAAACGGTAAAATATACGATTGATGATACCAAGGTTGTAGATTGCTTTTTTGCCATTAAAGATTTAGGAAATGACTCAGCTCATAATATTAACCCTCGATATGCTACAAAGGATAATGCTTTAAAAGCCTTAAAGCAGCTATTTTTTATCCTGGTGTGGTACATGCGAAAATACGTTGATCCTGAAATAAAGTCCTATCTTTATCAACGCTTTTTAGAACCTCAAGCTCAAGCCTTGTACCATGCGACAGAACGAAAGTTTATCTATGTTCAAACGGTCAACAATGACAGTGGCCTATTTCCAGCCTACGAAGGCACGCAAAAAATTGGGGAAGGCTCAGTAGCAGAAGATGATCTTGAAGCTGACTGGACAGCTAATAGTGATTTTTTAAGAACGGTTGCTCCAAAACGAATTAAGCAATACATGACAACCGCTGGACTCAAATTTGAGTTGGGATGGGTGGAGTTGGCTTATCGAAAAGCCAACAAAACTTGGTTTCATGATTATGATGTGCACAATATTCTTAAACGATCCGGTATCAAACAATCAGATGTTTTAGAAGGAAATGAGTGGTATCAAACGGATCTCGAAACTGCCAAAAGTGCTATAAAAGCAGTCAAGGAAGGACGAGAGTATCTTCACAGTTTGGCAGAATTGGATAAAGAAGAAGAGATTATCCTACGTCCTGAGCAGTTAGCTGCCGTTAAACAGACAGAAAAAACCTTTAAAAAGCACCAGCGGATGTTATGGAATGCCAAAATGAGATTTGGTAAAACCTTGACAGCTCTACAATTGATCAAAAATCAAGGGTTTCAAAAAGTCTTGATTATGACCCATAGACCAGTAGTAAAAGATTCCTGGTTTAAAGATTTTCAAAAAATGAAGATGTCTGATGCAAGGTATGAGTATGGCTCGGATTCTCAAGGGGCTTCATTGGCATCGCTCAAGACGGCTGACAGACCATTTTTATACTTTGCTTCCATTCAAAAACTTCGTTATAATAACGGACAAACCAATTTAAAAGACTTTTCAGAAGTTGACTGGGATTTGATCATCGTCGATGAAGCTCATGAAGGAACACAGACGGAGTTGAGTGACCGCGTTATGTCTCAGTTGATTAATGACAAGACCAAGATTTTGGAATTGTCAGGAACACCGTTTAATCTCTTAGACCAATTTGAAGATGAGCAAGTCTACACATGGGATTACACCATGGAGCAACACGCTAAAACGGAGTGGAAATACAAGCACCCTAACGAAACCAATCCCTATGAAAAATTACCGCAAGTCAATATGTTTACCTTTGACATGCGACACAAAGAAAAATTCTCAGACGAGTCGAGGTCCTTTAATTTTAGAGAATTTTTCAAGGTAAATGAAGCTGGTGAACTCGTTTATCAACAAGATGTCAATGCCTTTTTGGATAACATCACTAATTACGATAGTGAAAACCATTATCCTTTTTCAACACAAGAATACCGTAACGAACTGAGACATACGCTGTGGCTCATGCCTGGTGTCAAAGAAGCCAATGCTTTTGAAAAATTGTTAAAACAACATGCCATTTTTGGTCAAGAATATAAGATTGTGAATGTTGTTAAAGATTCGAAAAGTGATGATGGCATTGCTAGTCAAGCGGATATAGACATGGTTAGGAATGCTATTTCAGATGATCCGTCACAAACAAAAACCATCACCCTAACGGTTCGAAAGTTAACAACAGGTGTTAATATTCCTGAGTGGACGGCGGTACTCTTTTTATCAAATACGAACAGTGCCATGAATTATCTTCAAGCAGCCTTTCGTGCGCAAACCCCTTTCTCTCATGAGAAATTAGGACGCAAAGAGAACTGTTATATCTTTGATTTTGCACCGGACCGAGCCTTGTCAGTAATGGCAGAAAGTGCGCAAATCAACTCCGGTGTTGGTAAGAAGAATACGCAAGAGCAAAAGGATGCGATGACGCGTCTGTTAAACTTCATGCCTATTCTAGGGGCTTCTGGTAACGAGATGAAGCCTTACAATGTTGATAAGCTCCTAACGCAACTCAAAAAAGTTTATGCAGAAAAAGCGGTTAGATCTGGCTTTGAAGACGATAGTCTTTACAATGATAGTTTATTGACACTTGAGTCAGATGAGGTTGAAAAATTCAAAGATTTGAATGCGATTGTTGGCTCTACTTCTAAGGCTGAGGTCAAAAAAATTGTCGTCAATGAAAATGGTCTAACAGATGAGGAATATGAAAAAGGTGAGCGAGCTAAGAAGAAAAAGAAAAAAGAGCGAACTAAAGAAGAGCAAGAACTAATTGATAAGATTAGTGAGGCTAAAAAGCAACGCAAGGCGATGATTTCTATTTTACGAGGCGTATCAATCCGTATTCCAATGATGATTTACGGAATGGCTATGGATATTAGCACAGATATTACGATTAACGATTTTATCAAAGCAGTTGATGATCAGTCATGGAAAGAGTTTATGCCTAAAGGCTTCACCAAAGGGATGTTTAAAGACATCACTAAATACTATGATGCCGAAGTCTTTGTAGAAGCCGGTCGTATTATTCGTCAAAAAGCTAAATCTTTTGACAGCTTAGACTTTATTGATCGTGCCGAAGCCATAGCAGACCTTTTTGGAACCTTTAAAAATCCAGATAAGGAGACTGTTTTAACGCCTTGGCGTGTGGTTAATATGCAGTTATCAAAAGGTATCGGTGGGCTTAATTTCTTTGATGATGACTTTACATCCACAACAAATGGTGCCACCTCAAATCTTCATTGGGTAGAGCGGGATGCTACGGATGAGGTCTATAAAGACGATACGCATCTATTAGAAATTAACTCAAAAACGGGTCTATACCCCCTTCATGCAGCCATGAGTCTCTATTATAAGAAATTGATTGATAATCAGGATTATCATTTCGAAGCCGATAACGTTTATCGTGAGATTCTGGAAAAAAATATCTATGCCATCGCCAAAACACCGATGGCAAAGACGATTACCGAGCGAACATTGGCAGGTTATCGAAATTACAAGACCAATGTGACCTATATTGAAAACCTAACCGATACCCTAAAAACAGACATCGAAAAAGGTAAAAAGCTAGTTGAGGAGGCATTTAAAGACGTGAAATTTGATGTAGTGATAGGAAATCCTCCTTATCAAGAAGCGGCGAAGGGAACATCTACTAGCGATGATCCAATCTATCATTCTTTTATGGAATTGTCCTATGAGTTAGCAGATAAAGTAGTGTTAATCACACCAGCAAGATTTTTATTTAATGCAGGTAAGACTCCGAAATCATGGAATAAGAAGATGCTAGAAGATGAGCATCTTAAAGTAATTTATTTTACGCAAAAGTCAGACCAAGTATTCCCTAATACCGATATTAAAGGTGGTGTAGTAGTTACATACCATGATGGAAACGAAAAATTTGGAGCTATTGGTACGTTTACTTCCCATGAGGAATTGAGTAAAGCTTTAAAACTAGTTGAGAATAAATCAACGTTTGTGTCAATTACAGAAATAATTTACACTCAAACAAAATTTAACCTCGAAAAATTATATGAAGATTATCCTGAGTATAGAAAAATTATTGGAAGTAAAGGAAAAGATAAACGGTTAAGGAAACCTATTTTAGGTCGTCTGGATGTCTTCTCAGAAAAGGAACTTCCCGATAGTTATAAAATACTAGGTCGTTTGAATAATGAACGTGTTTACCGTTATATTCCTAGAAAGTATATAGCAGAACATGAGAACTTAATGAAATACAAAGTTATTGTGCCAGCTGCTAATGGCAGTGGGGCGATTGGCGAAGTCCTATCGACCCCCGTTATCGGGTACCCCGTTATCGGGTACACAGATACTTTCATTTCCTTTGGAGCATTTGATACAGAGAAAGAAGCACAAGCGTGTTTAAGATATATAAAAGGTAGATTTGCTCGTGGTATGCTGGGTATCTTAAAAATTACTCAAGATAATACTGCTGAAAAATGGGAGAAAGTACCTCTTTGGAATTTTTCTGATAATTCTATTATTGATTGGACAAAATCAACTGATGAGATTGACCAACAGTTATATGACTATTATGAATTTGATGATGAATTAAGAATGTTCTTTACAGAGAAAATTCAGAAGATGGATTAG